Below is a genomic region from Mesorhizobium sp..
CGGGCCGCGTGGATCGTAGCGCCTGACCGCGCGGCGGCGCGATGGCACAGGCGCCATGGCGGCGAACTGATCGAGACGCCGAAGCCGACCACAAAGACGCTGGTCAAGATGCTGCGTGCTCACCAGTGGCTGAAGAACGTGCTGATCGCAGTTCCGATGGTGCTCAGCCACGAATATTTCAATCCACAGATGCTGCTCGCCTGCGCGATCGCCTTCGTCTCGTTCTCGGCCGCCGCGTCGGCGATCTATATCGTCAACGACTTCTTCGACCTGGCGCTCGACCGCCGCCACGCGACGAAGCGCAATCGGCCTTTCGCCAGCGGACTCCTGTCCATGCCGTTCGGCATGGCCTGCGCGGCGGTTCTCCTGGTGATCAGCTTCGGCGCGGCGATGTTCCTGCCATGGGAGTTCGGCGCCGTGCTCGGCGCCTATCTGGTCGCGACGACCGCCTATTCGCTCTCGCTCAAGCGCATGCTCCTGATCGACGTGATGACGCTCGCAGGTCTCTATACAATGCGCATCCTGGCGGGAGCTGCCGCTACCGGAACCGACGTTTCGTTCTGGCTGCTCGCCTTTTCGATCTTCTTCTTTCTCTCGCTCGCGCTGGTGAAACGCTACGTTGAACTGCGCACCACGATGATCAAGGTCGGCGAGCGCATCGCGGGGCGCGGCTACCGCGCCGAGGACCAGGAGATCATCGCCCAGGCCGGCATGGCGTCCGCCTTTGCCTCCGCCCTGGTGCTGGCGCTCTACATCGACAGCGACGTCATCAAGGAGCAATACGCGCAGCCGGCGCTGGTCTGGCCGCTGGCGCCGATCGTCCTCTACATGACGATGCGAATCTGGATCCTGGCGCGCCGGGACGAGATGCACGACGATCCCATCGTGTTCATCATCCGCGACTGGCGCAGCCAGCTCGTGGCGGCCTTCGGCGCTCTGCTTCTGTTCGGTGCGGTGCTTATCAAGTGAGCGTGCGGCACCAATCCTTCGGCCGCGTCTTTCCGGCCGCGACCGCGCTGATGGAGCCGGGCGAGGCGGCCCGCCGCCTGAGAGAAGGCCGGCAGAAGGGCGGCGCGATGCTGGCCGTCGGCAACATGCGCTCCTATGGCGACAGCTGCCTCAACTCTGCGGGAACGATCGTCGACATGCGATCGATGAACCGTATCATTGCCTTCGATCCGGAGAGTGGGGTCCTGGAGGCGGAGGCGGGCGTTTTGCTGCCGGAGATCATCGCCGCCGGCGCGCCGCACGGCTTCTTCCCGCCGGTGGTGCCGGGAACGCAATTCATCACGCTCGGCGGCGCTATCGCCAACGACGTGCACGGCAAGAACCACCACCGGCGCGGTACCTTCGGACGGCACGTGCTCTGGCTCGACCTGATGCGTTCGGACGGGCAGCTCCATCGCTGCGGTCCGGGGGAAAACCCGGCCCTCTTCGGCGCTACGGTGGGCGGCATGGGTCTGACCGGCATGATCCTGCGCGCCGCCGTCCGGCTGATGCAGGTCCCGTCGCTCGATGTCGCCGAAAAGATCCAGCCGTTCGGCAATCTGGACGAATTCTTCGCGATGGCCGAGGCGGCCGATGCGCAGAACGAGTATGCCGTCGCCTGGATCGACCAGCTGGCGGGCGGGAGAGGGTTGGGCCGGGGGCTGCTGCTGACAGGCAATCACGCGGAAGACGGTTCGCGCCAGGCGCTGCCGCTGGGCGGCAGGCTCGCGGTGCCGTTCCAGCCGCCGATCAACATGCTCAACCGGCCGTTCCTCAAGGCGTTCAACACCGCCTACCGGCTCGCGAAGGGCCGCCCCAGGGGCGTGGCGGTGTCCGGCTATCAGGGCTTTTTCTTCCCGCTCGACGGGGTGCGCGACTGGAACCGCCTCTACGGTCCGCGTGGCCTGTTCCAGCACCAGAGTATCGTGCCGGCCGCAACCGCGCGCGAGGCGATCCCGGCGCTGTTCGAGGCCGCCCGCAAGGCCGGGCAAGGCTCGTTCCTGACCGTGCTCAAGCGCTTCGGCGACCTGCCGTCGCCCGGCATCCTGTCGTTCCCGCGTCCTGGCTACACCCTGACGCTCGATTTCCCCAACCGGGGGCCTTCGACCCGCGCGCTGCTCGACGCGCTCGACCGCATCACGATCGGGGCCGGCGGCGCGGTCAACCCGTACAAGGATGCGCGGATGGCGCCGGAAACCTTCGCCGCCTCGTTCCCGCGCTGGCGAGAGGTAGAGGCATTGCGTGACCCGGTCTTCGGCTCGGATTTCTGGCGCCGCACGGCGACCGCCCTGTCCGCACCCGGTACGGGCTTTGCATCGGCAGCCGAGTAGGCACCGCGGGCTCCGGATCTGTGCCGTAACGGGACGACGTTAGTCTTCCTGGCTGATCGATAAAATTTGAAAGACCCGTTCACCAGTTCGTTTCCATCTGTCTGGTAAGACCGGCGCGAGGACGAGGAAAACGCATGAAATACCTAGGCTTCATCCTGTTTACGGTGATGACCAACGCGGCGGCGCAGCTCATGCTCAAGCAGGGCATGATGTCGCTGGGCGACATTTCCTTCGCCGGCGCTAATCCGGTGATCAAGATCCTGCAGATCGTGTTCAGTCCCTGGGTCTTTTTCGGCCTCTGCACCTTCGTCATCTCGATGGCCTCGCATCTCTATGTGCTGTCGAAAGTAGAGCTTTCCTTCGCCTATCCGTTCCTCAGCCTGGCCTATGTCGCCGTCGCCGTGTTTGCCTATTTCGTCTTCCGCGAGGATCTGAACGGCTACCGCATCGCCGGCATCGCGGCGATCTGCGTCGGCACGATCCTGATCGCGCAGGGCGGCAGCGGCCACGCCGAGCCCTCCGATCGTTCGAACCCCAAGTCTGTCCAGACCAGCGAGCTTGCCCAATGAGACACATCATTTTCGGCGGCGACGGATTCGTCGGCCGCCATCTTGCACCGAAGCTCGTCGCCGACGGCGAAGACGTGATCGTCGCCGATGTCGTCAAGAGCGATCTGCCGCATTACGCCAAGGCCCGCTTCGTGCGCTGCGACGTGACCGATCCCGAACAGGTGAAAGCGGTCGGTATCAGGCCCGACGACATGGTCTACAACCTGTCGGCCAAGATGCTGTCGCCGATCCAGGTCAGGGCGAAGCGTCACGACTTCTTCTGGCCGGTCAATTTCCACGGCACGGAAAACATCATTCACGCGATGGCGCGCGCCGATGCGCAGAGACTGGTGCATTTCACCACCGACATGATCTACGGTCATACCGTCTTCCATCCGATGACGGAGGACCATCCGGTCGCCCCGCTCGGCGAGTACGGTCTGTCGAAGCTGAAGACCGAGGAGCTCGCCGCCGACTGGCGGGCGCAGGGCATGAACATCTCGCTGTTCCGCCCGCGGCTGATCATCGGTCCCGGCCGCCTCGGCATCCTGGAAAAGCTGTTCAAGCTGATCGACATGAACCTGCCGGTGCCGATGATCGGATCGGGGAAGAACCCCTATCAGTTCATCTCGGTGTTCGACTGCGCGGAGGCCGCACGGCTCGCCTGGAAGGCCGGTGTTCCCAACGAGGCCTACAATCTCGGCTCGCTCAACCCGCCGTCGGTGCGCAAGCTGCTGGGCGACCTGATCAAGCATGCCGGCTCGAAGTCGATCCTGATCCCGACGCCGGGCTGGGCGGTGAAGCGCACGCTCGACCTGCTCGACTGGATGAACATGCCGATCATGGATCCGGAGCAGTATCTGATCGCCGACGAAGACTGCCTGCTCGACGTGTCGAAAGGCAAGCGCGACCTCGGCTGGGTGCCGCAATACCGCGACGAGGACATGCTGATCGCGGCCTATCGCGAATACAGGGCCAAGAAGGACGGCAAGGCCGTCGCCGCCGCGCACTCCGTGCCGGCCGAGTGATTTCAGGAAAGAGGCGGACCATGACCGTGATGACCAAGCCGGACACCACCACCCAGCGCACCCTCGTCGATGCGCCGACGCTGACCCCGAACGCCACCCGCAAGCCGAAGCTGATCTCGGTCGAGGAGGCGAAGGGCATGGACGTGGTCCGCATGACGGACCTGTTCAAGGCCCACCAGAATCCGGGCCAACTCCATTTCATGAAACTGCTCGGCTTCCACAAGATCAAGGTCGAGCGCGCCGAGGGCATGTATTATATCGACCAGAACGGCCGGAAGATCCTCGATTTCTTCGGCGGCTTCGGTTCGCTGGCCTTCGGCCACAACCATCCGCGCCTGCTGGAGGCGCGCAAGAAGTTCCAGGACGAGAAGCGGCACGAGATCGCGATCGCTTTCATGTCGCAATACCAGGCGGCCTTCGCGCACAATCTCGCCGCCTGCTCGCCGGGCGACCTCGACATGGTGTTCCTGGGCTCGTCGGGTTCCGAGGCGATGGAAGCGGCGGTGAAGATCGCCGAGCGCGCGGCCGGCCCGAAGCGGCCGAAGATCGTCTATGCCGAGAATTCATTCCATGGAAAGACCAAGGGCGTGCTGTCGATCACCGACGGCCAGCTCTATCGCGGCGAATTCAAGCTCACCGGCAACACGGTGAAGGTGCCGTTCGGCGACATCGACGCGATCGAGAACGCCTTCAAGTCGGATCCGGAAATCGGCGTCATCGTTCTGGAGACGATCCAGGGCGGCGGCGGCATCATCCAGGCGGCACCCGAATTCTGGACGAAGCTGCGCGCGCTGTGCGACCAGTACGGCGTCATCTGGGTGGCCGACGAGGTCCAGTGCGGCTATGGGCGCACCGGCAAGTTCTACGCCTTCGAGCACTACAACGTGGTTCCCGATGTGACGGCGCTGGCCAAGTCGCTCGGCGGCGGCAAGACGGCGATGGGCGCGATGATCGCCAAGCGCGATATCTTCATGAAGGCCTACGGCACGCCCAAGACGGCGATGATCCATGCGCCCGCCACCTTCGGCGGCATGGGCGAGGCTTGCGCCACCTCGATCGAGGCGCTGAACGTGCTCTATGACGAAGGCCTGATCGACAACGCGGCGGATGTCGGCGACTACCTGCTCGACCGCCTCAACGGACTGAAGGCCAAGTATCCGCAGATCATCAAGGATGTGCGCGGCCGCGGCCTGATGATCGGGTTGGAGTTCCACGACTTCTCGCAGACGCTGCCAATGGTGCTGCGGCCGGTGGTGGCGATGCTCGACGACAAGCTGAAAGGCTCGCTGTCGGGTTTCGTGGGCGCTCTCCTGCTGCGCGACTACAACTGCCTGGTCGCCTTCACTGAGTACAACCGCAACGTCATCCGGCTGGAGCCGCCGCTGATCTGCACGCGCGAAAACGTCGACACCTTCGTCAATGCGCTCGACAGTCTGCTCGGCCGCGGAATCGTGTCGATCGTCAAGGATTTCGTGAAGAGCCAGGTGACCTGACCGGGGGATGGTCGGTCGCAGGTCGGGGCAAGGGGACAAGGCCATGCAGGGGGCGCAGCAGGCATCGTTGATCGGCTGGGTGTTGCAGACGGATATCGGCGGAACCGTCGTTCGGACGGTTTCGCGGCGGAGCCTGCTCGACCGGATCGCCGCACTGTTCATGCTGCTGTCGATCGCCGCGATCGCCGCATACGCGACCTTCAAGCCGGACTACAACTGGGACATGGTCGCGTATATCGCGACCGCGCTGGAGGATCGCGTCGAGGATCCGGTCGTCCTGCACCGGGAAACCTGGGCGCAGATCGACGCCGGCGCCTCGGCAGCACAGCAGTTCAAGCTGAAGCAGTCGAACCCCTACAATCTGCACCAGTGGGAGAACCCGGCCGACTTCCAGTCGCAGCTCTCCATGTACCGGGTCAAGGTCGGCTATATCTGGCTGCTGCGCACGCTCGAGCCGGTGGCCGGCCTGGTGAACGCCTCGATCCTGCTCAGCGTCGTGCCGGCAGTCGCCTTCGGCCTGCTCGCCCTCTGGTGGTTGCGGCGGGAGGACGCACTGCAGGCGGCTTTCGTGCTGGTGCCGGTGCTGCTGATCGCCGACTATTCGCGCATGACGACGGCAGTGACGCCAGACATGCTCCTGGCGCTGATCTCGCTTGCCGCGCTCTACAGCCTCCTGCGCGGCCGCGACGTCCTTGCCGGGGCGCTACTGTTCGCTTCGGTCTTCATTCGGCCGGACAACATCATCCTGATCTTCGCGCTGTTGATCGCGGCCGTGCTGTTCTCCTGGCGCTGGCTGCCGATGGCGGTGACGTTCGTCGCCTCCCTCATCGCCATCAGCGTGATCTCGAAGCTCGGCGACCATCCCGGCTGGTGGGCACATTTCTATTTCTCCTGCGTCCAGATCCAGAATTCGATGGCCGGCTTCGACCCCGACTTCTCGCTCGTCGCCTTCGTCAAGGGCTATGCGCGCGGCGTGGTCGTGTCGCTCCAGAACAACGACTGGCCGGCATTGCTGGCGCTGCTCACCGCCGCCTGGGCGCTGCTCGCCAAATACGGCATGATGCGCGAGGGTCGGGCCAATGCACTCGCCTTCGCGCTCGCCATCGGCACGCTCGGCAAGTTCGCCTCTTTCCCGCTGCCCGACGACCGCTTCTACTTCGTCTTCATCTCCGGCATGGCGATCGTGCTCGCCGCCGCATGGAAGCCGCGGTTCGGGGCGCGAGGCTAACTCCGTTCAGATGGCGTCGGCGAGTGCGACGCCCACTGCGGCGGAGGCCGCCGCGACTGTCAGAGCGAGCGACAGTCGGCTCTTGGGCCGGCTGGCGTCGATGGTGAACAGGTTGAGCGGGAAGAGGTGACGGTGCGGCGCCACCTGGCTGTCGACCCGCGGCGCCTGCATGAAGCATTCCTCATCGAACCAGGCCCAGTCGTCTGCCCAGGTCCAGCAGCCGTGCCTCTTGTAAACGTCGGCGACCTGGTCGGCAAAGGCCTTGTCGGTCGGAAGGCGGACGTAGCCGCCGGGTGCGGTCTCGAAATAGCGCATCGCCAGTGGCAAGGCGCGCTCGGTGCAGTAGTTGGACATCCACAGGCGAAAATCGATCTCGGCGCGCAGGCCGTCGAGAATGCGGAACAGCTGAACATGCTCCTCGTGTCCGTACTCTCCCCAGGGATTGTGCGTAAAGACATTCATGCCGGGCCGAAGGCGCGAGCGGAGAACGTCGCGGATCCGGGAGAAGTTCGTTTCGTAAGCCCGCGCGACGGCCTCGTCGGCGATTGTTTCGGGACGTCCCGCGCCGACCATGCGCATCGAGCGGCGCGTCATGTGTGTCAGTGCCCGCCGGTTCGCCTCGATGCCAAAGGCGAGCCCGTGGTCGCTCAGTGTGGGATTGGACCAGTCTGCGCAGCCGTGGGCACCGGATTCCGCGATGTCGAGCAATGTCACGCCGGTGCGGGGATAGTCCGCAATGGCTTGCCGCCGGCATTCGCCGAGGCCTGGCTGAGCCCAGAAGTCGCCATAGACGACAATGACCTCGTCAACGCACTTCAAAATCGAGTTGAACCAAAGCAGCTCATCGTCAGGGTGAGCTCCGACGATCACCGAATTCTTCAGGAAGTCGTTCTGCATTTCCATCCGTCTCCCCCCTCTGCGTTTCAGCTCGCGGTGCGCGCGGGGCGCGCCTGGCGCAACCGCTTCAATTGCTCGCGCGCTTCGAAGGCGGCCTGGGCGAGCCGTCCACGCCAGGTCGGCAGGCGACGCAGCTCGAACATCGCCGTGGGCCGGGTGCCGAAATCAGACTTGAACGGCTCGTCGCCGATGGTGAAGTCGAAGACCTTGCCGCCGGCAGCGATCCAGTCCGCGATCATGCCGTCGTAGAGAATGAGGCCCGGTGAATGGCGGCCATGATTTTCATAGTCGCAGGCAATCAGCAGATAGTGGAAACGGCCAACATGGGTCACGCCGAAGACATGACCAATATCCCCGCCATCGAACGACAAGGCATAGGTGCGCGCGAAGCCGTTGCGAGCGCCCTCGACGGCGACCTCGGCGTAGAAGTCGCGGACGCGGTCGTCCTGAATGAGATCTCCCTCGAAGCGGCCCGCCCGGCCAGTCTGGATCGAGGCGATTGCCCTGCGGATTTCCGCATCGTCGACGAGCAGCCGAAGTGCAGCGCCTGCGGATTTGAAGAAGCGCTTCTTCTTCTTGTCGAGATAGCGAGCGAAACTCACATCGAGCGCGGCGGCGCGCCAATCTTCGAGGGACGCCGGCAGCTCCGCTGCGTGAGCCGAGAAATCGAGCCTGCGCGGCGCGACGTCGAGAAGGGCCGTCCATATCTGAACGACTTCCTCACGGACCGGGCGGATCCGCAGAATGTCGTGAGCGGGCAGTGATGCCGCAATGCGTCCGCGCAGCCCCGCATCCGGAAGAAATCCCGATCGAACGACCGGCGCCGCGTAGTCGCTGACGCCAAGGTCGTGGGATTCGAGCAGCGTCACGCCCGACTTGCTGCGCCTGATGAGCGGCAGGACCGCCTGGAGGCGACCGTCACCGTCCCGGACCGCGATGATGACCGGGGATGCGCCACGTGCCGGAGCGAGCCGGCCGAAGAATGCCTGGAGCCAGATGGGATGCGCGAAGGCGCTGGCCGAGGAGTCGGCGAAGAGCTCGGCATAGTCGTCTGCGAGGAGTGCAAGATCGGTCTCGACGGTGACGCTCAGTGGCGGCATGCCCGACGATGGCGATCCGTGGAGGTGTGCTGCAATCGTATGAGACATGCCTGCAATCTACTGCAGTATTGACCCTGAAAAGTTAACCGGCCGGGTAAACCCCGCGTTAGGCTTAACGGCGGGCCCAAACACCGGGCTCGCGATGTCGCAGGCTGGATCGCCATCGCGCGGAGAGGCTTTCGGCAGGAAGCGACAAGGCTTGCGCGGCCGTCTTTTCGGGCAAGGTCGCGCGGCCTTCCGGCGATGTCGCAAACAGGCTGCACTCCCGCCGAACCCGTCTATAGTCTGCGCCGAATTCTCGTTCCGGAGCAGCAATCCCATGGCAGGGTTTCCGACCAAGGCTAAGGTCGTCATCATCGGTCTCGGCGGCATCGTCGGCGCGTCGGTCGCACATCATCTGATCGAGCGCGGCTGGGACGACATCGTCGGCATCGACAAGTCCGGCATCCCGACCGACATCGGCTCGACGGCGCACGCGTCCGACTTCTGCTACATGACCAGCCACGACTTCCTGTCGTGCTGGACCTCGCTCTATTCGATCGATTTCTACGAGAAGCTCGGCCACTACGAGCGGATTGGCGGACTGGAGGTGGCGCGCGTCGGCGACGATGCGCGCATGGACGAGATCAAGCGCAAGATCGCCTCTGCCAAGGCCTTCGGCACGCGGGCGCGGCTGGTCGAGCCTGCCGAGATCAAGCAGAAATTCCCGCTGATCGAGGAATCGGTCGTCCAGGGCGGCCTGTGGGACCCAGATGCCGGCCTCGTCATCCCGCGTTCGCAGACGGTGGCGCACAAGCTCGTCGACATGGGCGAGAAGGCGGGCAAGCTGAAAGCCTTCGCCAACACGCCGGCGAAATCGCTGGTGATCGAGGGCGGGCGCATCAAGGGCGTCGTCACCGAGCGCGGCACGATCATGGCCGACTACGTCATCGTCTGCGCCGGCCTGTGGGGCCGGCTGATCGCCGAAATGGCGGGCGAGGACCTGCCGGTCATGCCGATCGACCATCCGCTGACCTTCTTTGGCCCGTTCAACGAGTTCGCCGGCACCGGCAAGGAGATCGGCTATCCGCTGCTGCGCGACCAGGGCAATTCCGCCTATATGCGCGACACCGGCGATCCGGTCACCGCCGAGGGCGGCATGATCGAGTGGGGCTACTACGAGGAGCACGAGCCGCGGCTCGTCCATCCGCGCGAACTGCTGGAGAAGGATCAGGCGCGGCTGTCGCCCTCGCAGCGCGACCTCGACATGGAGCAGATCATCGCGCCGCTGGAGCGCGCCATCGAACTGACGCCGGTCCTGGGCGAACTCGGCTATGACGAGCGCCGCTCGTTCAACGGCCTGCTACAGGTCACGGCCGACGGCGGCCCGTCGATCGGCGAGAGCCAGAAGGTGAGGGGGCTCTGGTATGCCGTCGCCATCTGGGTCAAGGACGCGCCAGGCATGGCCAAGCTCGTCGCCGACTGGATGACGGACGGGCGCACCGAGATCGACCACAACCGGATCGACTATTCGCGCTACTATCCGCACCAGTTGAAGGAAGACTTTATTGCCGGCCGCTGCGGCGAGGCGGCGCAGAAGGTCTACAACCCGGCGGTGCATCCGCGCGAGCCCTATGCGACGGGCCGCAACATCAAGCGCTCGCCCTTCTACGAGCGCGAGAAGGAGCTCGGCGGCTATTTCATGGAACTCGGCGGCTGGGAGCGCGCCCACGGCTACGCCGCCAACGAACACCTGCTCGAGAAATACGGCGACCGCGTACCGGTGCGCGCCAACGAGTGGGACAACCGCCACTTCTGGC
It encodes:
- a CDS encoding UbiA family prenyltransferase produces the protein MDARTENVAIPLAVDLDGTLIATDLLWEGLFLLIRRNPLYLFAAFYWAASGGPGRLKCEIAERIDIDPSTLPYRPEVLARLREEHAAGRRLVLATGTPRKFAEAIANHLELFDLVLATDRLGNLTSKRKYAALEVAFGDGGFDYAGNSRHDLAVFDKARAAWIVAPDRAAARWHRRHGGELIETPKPTTKTLVKMLRAHQWLKNVLIAVPMVLSHEYFNPQMLLACAIAFVSFSAAASAIYIVNDFFDLALDRRHATKRNRPFASGLLSMPFGMACAAVLLVISFGAAMFLPWEFGAVLGAYLVATTAYSLSLKRMLLIDVMTLAGLYTMRILAGAAATGTDVSFWLLAFSIFFFLSLALVKRYVELRTTMIKVGERIAGRGYRAEDQEIIAQAGMASAFASALVLALYIDSDVIKEQYAQPALVWPLAPIVLYMTMRIWILARRDEMHDDPIVFIIRDWRSQLVAAFGALLLFGAVLIK
- a CDS encoding FAD-binding oxidoreductase, with amino-acid sequence MEPGEAARRLREGRQKGGAMLAVGNMRSYGDSCLNSAGTIVDMRSMNRIIAFDPESGVLEAEAGVLLPEIIAAGAPHGFFPPVVPGTQFITLGGAIANDVHGKNHHRRGTFGRHVLWLDLMRSDGQLHRCGPGENPALFGATVGGMGLTGMILRAAVRLMQVPSLDVAEKIQPFGNLDEFFAMAEAADAQNEYAVAWIDQLAGGRGLGRGLLLTGNHAEDGSRQALPLGGRLAVPFQPPINMLNRPFLKAFNTAYRLAKGRPRGVAVSGYQGFFFPLDGVRDWNRLYGPRGLFQHQSIVPAATAREAIPALFEAARKAGQGSFLTVLKRFGDLPSPGILSFPRPGYTLTLDFPNRGPSTRALLDALDRITIGAGGAVNPYKDARMAPETFAASFPRWREVEALRDPVFGSDFWRRTATALSAPGTGFASAAE
- a CDS encoding EamA family transporter, with amino-acid sequence MKYLGFILFTVMTNAAAQLMLKQGMMSLGDISFAGANPVIKILQIVFSPWVFFGLCTFVISMASHLYVLSKVELSFAYPFLSLAYVAVAVFAYFVFREDLNGYRIAGIAAICVGTILIAQGGSGHAEPSDRSNPKSVQTSELAQ
- a CDS encoding NAD(P)-dependent oxidoreductase encodes the protein MRHIIFGGDGFVGRHLAPKLVADGEDVIVADVVKSDLPHYAKARFVRCDVTDPEQVKAVGIRPDDMVYNLSAKMLSPIQVRAKRHDFFWPVNFHGTENIIHAMARADAQRLVHFTTDMIYGHTVFHPMTEDHPVAPLGEYGLSKLKTEELAADWRAQGMNISLFRPRLIIGPGRLGILEKLFKLIDMNLPVPMIGSGKNPYQFISVFDCAEAARLAWKAGVPNEAYNLGSLNPPSVRKLLGDLIKHAGSKSILIPTPGWAVKRTLDLLDWMNMPIMDPEQYLIADEDCLLDVSKGKRDLGWVPQYRDEDMLIAAYREYRAKKDGKAVAAAHSVPAE
- a CDS encoding aspartate aminotransferase family protein encodes the protein MDVVRMTDLFKAHQNPGQLHFMKLLGFHKIKVERAEGMYYIDQNGRKILDFFGGFGSLAFGHNHPRLLEARKKFQDEKRHEIAIAFMSQYQAAFAHNLAACSPGDLDMVFLGSSGSEAMEAAVKIAERAAGPKRPKIVYAENSFHGKTKGVLSITDGQLYRGEFKLTGNTVKVPFGDIDAIENAFKSDPEIGVIVLETIQGGGGIIQAAPEFWTKLRALCDQYGVIWVADEVQCGYGRTGKFYAFEHYNVVPDVTALAKSLGGGKTAMGAMIAKRDIFMKAYGTPKTAMIHAPATFGGMGEACATSIEALNVLYDEGLIDNAADVGDYLLDRLNGLKAKYPQIIKDVRGRGLMIGLEFHDFSQTLPMVLRPVVAMLDDKLKGSLSGFVGALLLRDYNCLVAFTEYNRNVIRLEPPLICTRENVDTFVNALDSLLGRGIVSIVKDFVKSQVT
- a CDS encoding GNAT family N-acetyltransferase, producing the protein MSHTIAAHLHGSPSSGMPPLSVTVETDLALLADDYAELFADSSASAFAHPIWLQAFFGRLAPARGASPVIIAVRDGDGRLQAVLPLIRRSKSGVTLLESHDLGVSDYAAPVVRSGFLPDAGLRGRIAASLPAHDILRIRPVREEVVQIWTALLDVAPRRLDFSAHAAELPASLEDWRAAALDVSFARYLDKKKKRFFKSAGAALRLLVDDAEIRRAIASIQTGRAGRFEGDLIQDDRVRDFYAEVAVEGARNGFARTYALSFDGGDIGHVFGVTHVGRFHYLLIACDYENHGRHSPGLILYDGMIADWIAAGGKVFDFTIGDEPFKSDFGTRPTAMFELRRLPTWRGRLAQAAFEAREQLKRLRQARPARTAS
- a CDS encoding FAD-dependent oxidoreductase, with translation MAGFPTKAKVVIIGLGGIVGASVAHHLIERGWDDIVGIDKSGIPTDIGSTAHASDFCYMTSHDFLSCWTSLYSIDFYEKLGHYERIGGLEVARVGDDARMDEIKRKIASAKAFGTRARLVEPAEIKQKFPLIEESVVQGGLWDPDAGLVIPRSQTVAHKLVDMGEKAGKLKAFANTPAKSLVIEGGRIKGVVTERGTIMADYVIVCAGLWGRLIAEMAGEDLPVMPIDHPLTFFGPFNEFAGTGKEIGYPLLRDQGNSAYMRDTGDPVTAEGGMIEWGYYEEHEPRLVHPRELLEKDQARLSPSQRDLDMEQIIAPLERAIELTPVLGELGYDERRSFNGLLQVTADGGPSIGESQKVRGLWYAVAIWVKDAPGMAKLVADWMTDGRTEIDHNRIDYSRYYPHQLKEDFIAGRCGEAAQKVYNPAVHPREPYATGRNIKRSPFYEREKELGGYFMELGGWERAHGYAANEHLLEKYGDRVPVRANEWDNRHFWRVSNAEHLAMSEDCGIVNLSHFHMVDIAGPDHVELLEWLCAAKIGGDANIGKGIYTHFLDDEGMVRADFTVFRMADRCRLVNGADAGPRDFHYMRRIAEDRGLDVTITDVSEKYVTIGIWGPNARTTLKKVVEHPAGLDPENFPFAAIKPIRIGGRQVTAFRISYVGEQGWELHMAYEDGLAVWDALRSTGVMAFGVETYANSRRMEKSLRLQNADLLTEYNLLEADLQRPKVKEADFRGKAKHLEHRARPHQPAILCTLTLEKNVDSKGVARYPVGTSPILDPATGETLVDSLGRRSFTTSMAFGPTIGKTIMLAYLPHEKAVLGNDFEIEYFGERYPVKVAGVGYAPLYDPENAKPRS